A part of Crassostrea angulata isolate pt1a10 chromosome 5, ASM2561291v2, whole genome shotgun sequence genomic DNA contains:
- the LOC128186270 gene encoding uncharacterized protein LOC128186270 encodes MVFQLFRKIPFKLISRTFHSFQKMTDSDVRALCDEFWQWRMRQSPEFASFCGDQRYSHLLDEIDTKAFLSFESDVCKLLKNAEDIQVNNLSSSCKTDLLLMKDQLQTFQNGMAYKGWYFPINFMEGLHADVPKVISMCPANTEEDFRNLNKRIECYGKKAKSCIQILKEGVENGYVNHRYSVEIVPDQINEMISADLTPEKDAFLSPYKKCPTGNIESTIWDKLLEEAKDIVRSCVRPNFKDLAEYIKNDYMKHTRPSIAHSSLPNGQALYQACLDFHLSLSMTPKEVFDLGQAEVERITQAMRKIAREEGYGDNIAKFKEALGKREEFFFKTPEDLLEYVNHICREEIQPKLPMLFKEFPSSKLRIEQTPPPMASGPAAFYFSGSPDGSRPGVYFIRTTNLKGSPKYELMALSLHEGEPGHHFQTMTSMEMKDIHAFRRAQEDMNYAWVPSRFPLYTAYLEGWGLYCEYLGEELGMYKDNYSLFGRYCMEIMRAARLVVDTGMHAFGWSYEKALNFLEEKTFLDRKSLEMECKRYITIPGQACAYKVGEIKIKQLRQKAMEALGDQFDVRDFHSVILRCGAGPMSFLEQEVDEYIRQKLIK; translated from the exons AtggtttttcaattatttagaaaaataccTTTCAAGTTAATCTCTCGCACGTTTCATTCATTTCAAAAGATGACTGACAGCGATGTACGAGCCCTCTGTGACGAGTTCTGGCAGTGGAGAATGCGACAGAGCCCCGAGTTTGCATCATTCTGTGGAGATCAGCGGTATTCTCATCTGTTAGATGAGATCGATACGAAAGCTTTTCTCAGTTTTGAG tCAGATGTCTGCAAGCTTTTGAAAAATGCAGAAGATATACAAGTGAACAATTTATCAAGCAGTTGCAAGACTGACTTGCTTCTAATGAAGGATCAACTGCagacatttcaaaatggaaTGGCATACAAGGG TTGGTATTTTCCAATCAACTTTATGGAAGGCTTGCATGCTGATGTTCCTAAGGTTATAAGCATGTGCCCAGCTAATACAGAGGAAGACTTCAGAAAtctgaataaaagaattgaatgcTATGGGAAAAAG GCAAAAAGTTGTATACAGATTTTAAAGGAAGGTGTTGAAAATGGCTATGTTAATCACCGATACTCTGTA gAAATAGTACCAGATCAAATAAACGAGATGATCAGTGCTGACCTTACCCCAGAAAAAGACGCCTTTCTTTCTCCTTACAAGAAGTGTCCAACAGGGAATATAGAATCCACAATATG GGATAAACTCTTGGAGGAAGCCAAAGACATAGTCAGATCATGTGTGAGACCAAACTTTAAAGACCTGGCCgaatacataaaaaat GACTATATGAAACACACCCGCCCAAGTATTGCTCACAGCTCCCTCCCCAATGGCCAGGCCCTGTATCAAGCCTGTCTGGATTTCCATCTCTCCCTCTCAATGACCCCAAAGGAGGTGTTTGACCTTGGGCAGGCAGAGGTAGAGAGGATCACCCAGGCAATGAGGAAAATTGCCAGAGAGGAGGGATATGGAGACAATATAGCCAAGTTCAAGGAAGCGCTTGGGAAAAGAgaagaatttttctttaaaactccT GAagatcttttggaatatgtcaACCACATCTGTCGAGAGGAAATCCAACCTAAATTACCTatgttatttaaagaatttccaAGCTCTAAACTAAG AATTGAACAGACCCCTCCTCCGATGGCCAGTGGTCCTGCCGCATTTTACTTCAGTGGTTCTCCAGACGGATCCAGACCTGGAGTATACTTCATCCGAACAACAAACCTGAAAGGAAG TCCAAAGTATGAACTGATGGCTCTAAGTCTGCATGAAGGGGAGCCAGGCCACCATTTTCAG aCAATGACTTCAATGGAGATGAAGGACATCCATGCCTTCAGGAGAGCTCAGGAAGACATGAACTATGCATGGGTGCCCTCTAGATTTCCTTTGTATACTGCATATCTAGAG GGATGGGGTTTGTATTGTGAGTATCTTGGAGAAGAACTTGGAATGTACAAAGACAACTACTCTCT ATTTGGAAGATACTGTATGGAGATAATGAGAGCAGCACGGTTAGTGGTGGACACAGGAATGCATGCTTTTGG CTGGTCCTATGAAAAAGCTCTTAACTTCTTGGAAGAGAAAACTTTTTTGGATAGAAAATCCCTGGAGATGGAGTGTAAACGATACATAACCATACCAGGGCAGGCATGCGCTTACAAAGTGGGGGAAATCAAGATCAAGCAACTCAGACAAAAAGCCATGGAAGCATTag ggGACCAATTTGATGTTAGGGATTTTCATTCTGTGATTTTGAGATGTGGGGCTGGACCAATGAGTTTTCTGGAACAGGAAGTTGACGAATACATTAGACAAAAACTTATAAAATAG